One Sparus aurata chromosome 5, fSpaAur1.1, whole genome shotgun sequence genomic window carries:
- the spinb gene encoding spindlin b → MKTPFKSPAAPRPRADGGHSGVSANMMKKKNSHKKQRTSVGPSKTLAQPRRSIVGCRIQHIWKEGSKSSQWKGTVLDQVPVNPSLYLIKYDGFDCIYGLELYSDERVVGLEVLPDRVAPARVSDSLLAETMIGKAVEHMFETEDGPKEEWRGMVLARAPIMTAWFYITYEKDPVLYMYQLLDDYKEGDLRIMPDSNDSVAAEREPGEVVDSLVGKQVEYAKEDGGKRSGMVIHQVEAKPSVYFIKFDDDFHIYVYDLVKTS, encoded by the exons ATGAAGACCCCATTCAAGAGCCCAGCGGCCCCGCGGCCCCGAGCAGACGGAG gacATTCAGGCGTGTCTGCaaacatgatgaagaaaaagaactCGCACAA gaAACAGAGGACCAGTGTTGGTCCCAGTAAGACTCTGGCTCAGCCCAGAAGGAGCATAGTGGGCTGCAGGATCCAGCACATCTGGAAGGAAGGCA GTAAGTCGTCCCAGTGGAAGGGGACGGTCCTGGACCAGGTCCCTGTTAACCCCTCCCTCTACCTGATCAAATATGACGGCTTCGACTGCATCTACGGCCTGGAGCTGTACAGTGACGAGCGGGTGGTGGGGCTGGAGGTCCTGCCCGACAGAGtgg CTCCGGCCCGTGTGAGCGACTCGTTGCTGGCAGAGACGATGATCGGGAAGGCGGTGGAGCATATGTTCGAGACGGAGGACGGGCCGAAGGAGGAGTGGAGGGGGATGGTGTTGGCTCGAGCTCCCATCATGACCGCCTGGTTCTACATCACCTACGAGAAAGACCCAGTCCTCTACATGTACCAGCTGCTGGACGACTACAAGGAGGGAGACCTGCGCATCATGCCCGATTCCA atGACAGCGTGGCGGCGGAGCGGGAGCCCGGCGAGGTGGTCGACAGTCTGGTGGGCAAACAGGTGGAGTACGCCAAAGAGGACGGCGGGAAGCGGTCGGGGATGGTCATCCACCAGGTAGAGGCCAAGCCCTCCGTCTACTTCATCAAGTTCGACGACGACTTCCACATCTACGTCTACGACCTGGTCAAGACCTCCTAA